GAAGCGCTGGAGGACGCGCCGCAATGGCACGATCTGCCGATTCGCGTGCTGCCCGGCGTGACGGCGATGCTGGCGGCAGCCGCGCGTGTCGGCGCGCCACTCGGCCATGATTTCTGCGCGATCAACCTCTCCGACAATCTCAAGCCATGGTCGTTGATCGAAAAGCGCCTGCGGCTCGCGGCCGAAGCCGATTTTGCCATCGCGATGTACAATCCACGCTCGGCGAGCCGGCCGGAAGGCTTTGCGCGGACGCTCGAGATCTTGAACGACGCCGGTTGCGGCGAACGCATCGTGATTTTCGCGCGCGCCGTCTCTACACCAGACCAGCAGATCGAAACGGTCGAGTTGCGCGACGCGCGGCCCGAGATGGCCGACATGCGGACGCTCGTGATCGTCGGCAATTCGGCGACGCGGCGCGTCGGCCGCTGGGTCTATGCGCCGAGGCAGGTCCGATGACCGAGCCATTGCATCACGGCTTCGACGCTCTCTACCCGCGGTCGCTCAGGGAGCCGCGGCCGCGTGATCATGATGACGGGAAGGTCGAGCGCGCGTGCGGCGTCGATCTTGGCGCGGGCGCCGGTTCCGCCGGAATTGCGGGCGACGATCCATTCGATATTGCGCGCGCGCATCATCTCGAGCTCGGCCTCGAGCGTGAAGGGTCCGCGCGAGACGATGACGTCCGCATCGGGCAATGGCAGCGGTTGCTCGGGCGGATCGACAAATCGCAACGTATAGGCCTGCTGCGGCAGGGCACCGAACGGCGCGATATGCTGGCGGCCGATTGCGAGAAATACATTGGCACGACGCTCCGGCAAGGCCGCGACCGCGGCTGCGACGTCCGCGACCTCGATCCAGCGGTCGCCGGGGGTCCTCTCCCAGGGCGCGCGTTCGAGCGCGAGCAACGGTGTCGCGGCCTGCGCGCAGGCGGCGATCGCGTTGCGGCTCATCTCGGCCGCGAAGGGGTGCGTCGCGTCGATCACATGGGTGATGCGTTCACGACGCAGATAATCGGCAAGGCCGCTGATGCCGCCGAAGCCGCCGATGCGGGTCGGCAGCGGCTGCTCGGCCGGCGCGTGGGTGCGGCCGCCATAGGAATAGATCGCGTCGATCCCCGCGCGGCTGACCGCAGCGGCAAGCAAATTGGCGTCGGCCGTTCCGCCCAGGATCAGGGCGCGCATCATGGGTAATCCGTGGTTGACCATCATCGGTATCGGCGAAGATGGCCTTGCCGGGCTGTCCGACGCAAGCCGAAAGGCGCTTGATGAAGCCGAGGCGGTTTTCGGCGGCGAACGGCACCTTGCGCTGGCCGGCATCACCGATCGTGGCCGCACCTGGACGGTGCCGTTCGATGCGGACATCGTGCTCGGTTGCCGCGGTCGTCCGACTGTCGTGCTCGCCTCCGGCGATCCGTTCTGGCATGGCGCCGGTGGAAGCCTTGTCGAGAAGCTGCAGGCCGGCGAGTGGGTCGCACGTTCCGCGCCGTCGACGTTCGCGCTGGTGGCGGCTCGTTTGGGCTGGCGGCTCGAGAACACAGTCTGCCTCGGTCTTCACGCTGCGCCATTCGAACGGCTGGTGCCGCATCTTTCGCGCGGTGCACGGATCGTCTGTCTGGTGCGCGATGGCAAGGCGGCCGCCGATCTCGCGCGCTGGCTCACGGAGCGTGGCTGGGGGGCGTCAGCGGTGTGGACGCTGTGCGCGCTCGGCGGCCCGCGCGAATCCGTTACGCAGCATCGCGCTGACTCCTATGCTGGCAATTCAGGCGACAGCCTGGTCACGCTTGCCCTGGAGGCGAGGGGAGGGCAAGGACTCGCGCGCAGCTCGGGCCTTCTCGACGCATTGTTTGTGCATGACGGGCAGCTGACAAAGCGGCCGGTCCGCGCGCTTGCGCTGTCGGCGCTTGCGCCGCGGCCCGGTGAGCGGCTGTGGGATATCGGCGCCGGTTCGGGCTCGATCTCGGTCGAATGGGCGCTCTGCGGCGGAACAGCGATCGCGGTCGAGGCGCGCGGCGAACGCGCCGCCAACATCCGCAGCAATGCCGCGAGCTTCGGCCTGACGCACCGGATCACCGTCATCGAGGGCGAGGCACCCGGCATCCTGCTGGAGCTTGCGGCACCCGATGCCGTATTCATCGGCGGCGGCCTCGATGCCGATATGTTCGATGCGATCTGGTCGCGCATCGCGCAGGGCACGCGGCTGGTCGCGCATGCGGTGACCCTGGAAACCGAGGCGCTGCTCTCCGGCCTGCAGCAGCGCCATGGCGGCGAATTGATGCGTTTCGAGATCGCGCTGGCCGAGCCGCTCGGCCGCTATCGCGCCTGGAAGGCCGCGCGGCCGATTGTGCAGTGGAGCGTGATCAGATGAAGGTCGCGGGTCTGGGATTCAGGCGCGAAGCCGGTGTCGCGTCCCTGCGTGAAGCGCTCGACGCGGCCGGTGGTCCCGAGGGCCTTGCGGCGCTTGCAACGCTGAGTGACAAGGCGGATGCGGCGGCGTTGAGAGCCCTGGCGCAGGAACTCGGGCTGTCGATCCGAAGCATCCCCGCCGAGGCGTTGACCGAGATCGAAACCGTGACGCAATCCGAGTTGATCCGCGCCGAGTTTGGCACAGGCTCCGTCGCAGAAGCCGCGGCGATCGCCGCAGCAGGACGCGGTGCGCGGCTGATTTCGGTGAGGGCTGTTTCGCAGGATCGAATGGCGACCGCGGCAATCGCGGAAGGAGATGGCGAATGACGGTGCATTTCATCGGCGCAGGACCGGGCGCGGCCGATCTCCTGACCTTGCGCGGGCGCGATCTCATCGCCTCGTGCCCGGTCTGCCTCTATGCCGGATCGCTTGTGCCTCCAGGCGTGCTGGCGCATTGCCCGAAGGATGCCCGCATCGTCAACACCGCGCCGCTGTCGCTCGATGAGATCATTGCCGAGATAGCCACGGCGCATGCGGCGGGCAAGGACATCGCGCGGCTGCACTCGGGCGATCTCTCGATCTGGTCCGCGATGGGAGAACAGCTGCGCCGGTTGCGCGCGTTGCGGATTCCCTATTCCGTCACGCCTGGCGTACCGGCTTTCTCGGCTGCTGCGGCGGCGCTGGAGTCCGAGCTCACGCTGCCGGGCCTTGCGCAATCGGTGGTGCTGACGCGCACGCCGGGCCGGGCAAGCGCGATGCCGGATGGCGAGACGCTCGCAGCGTTCGCCACGACTGGCGCGGTGCTGGCCATCCATCTGTCGATCCATCTGCTTGACAAGGTCGTCGCCGAGCTCACGCCGCACTACGGCGCGGACTGTCCGGTGGCGATCGTCTGGCGTGCGAGCTGGCCGGACCAGCGCATCGTGCGCGCCACGCTCGCGACGCTCGATGCCGCGATCGGGCCGGAGCTCGAACGTACCGCGCTCATCCTGGTCGGCAAGACGCTCGGCGCAGACGAGTTCGCCGAAAGCCGGCTCTATGCCGCCGATTATGACCGCCGCTACCGCCCGGTCGGCGAGGTGCCGCGCTTTCCGGAACCATCACGATGACCGTGGGGCTCGTGATCTCCGCGCCGGCATCCGGTGTCGGCAAGACGACGCTGACGCTGGCGCTGGCCCGCGCCTGGCGCAATCGCGGGCTCAGGGTGCAATGCCTCAAGAGCGGGCCCGATTACATCGATCCGGCGTTCCATGCGGTCGCCACGGGACGGCCATCCGTCAATCTCGATAGCTGGGCGATGGCGTCGGATGCGATCGTCCATCTGGCGAGCCGCGGCGCGGATGCCGATCTCGTGCTGGCCGAAGGCTCGATGGGGTTGTTCGACGGCGTCGCCGCGCGCGGCGTCTCCGGCACCGGGGCCACCGCCGACATCGCCGAGATGACGGGATGGCCGGTGCTGTTGGTGATCGATCCCTCCGGCCAGGCCCAGACGGCGGCGGCGATCGCCGCCGGGCTGCGCGACTTCCGCACCGGCGTGCGGCTGGCCGGCGTCGTTCTCAACCGCGTCGCGAGCGCAAGGCACGAAGCGCTGGTGCGCGATGCCATGGCAGGTGCTGGCGTTGCGGTTTTCGGTGCGCTGCCGCGCCACGCCGAGATCGCCTTGCCGAAGCGTCATCTCGGTCTGGTGCAGGCCGAAGAGCAGGCCGAGATCGATGGTCTGATCGACGAAGCTGCCCGCTTCGTCGCCAATCATGTCGATCTGGACGCCGTACTGCAATCGGCCGGCGCCTGGGCGCCGCAACCTTCCGCGCGCGGGCTGGATATCATGCCGCCCGGCCAGCGCATTGCGCTGGCGCGTGACGCCGCATTCTCGTTCGTTTATCCGCACATGCTGGAAGCCTGGCGCGCGGCCGGCGCCGAGGTCGTGACGTTCTCGCCGCTTGCCGATGAGAGCCCCGATGCGGACGCCGATGTGTGCTGGCTGCCCGGTGGCTATCCCGAGCTGCATGCCGGCCGGCTCGCGGCAAACAGGCGATTCCTCGATGGGGTGCGCGCATTTGCCGGGACGAAGCCGGTGCATGGCGAGTGCGGCGGCTACATGGTGCTGGGCGCCGCGCTCACCGATGCGGACGGTGCGCGCCACGAGATGGTGGGGCTACTCGGCCTCGAGACGAGCTATGCCAAGCGCCGCATGCATCTGGGTTATCGGCTCGCCGAGCTTGCGGCACCGATGCCGGGATATGGCTCGGGCGCGCGCCTGCGCGGCCATGAGTTTCACTACTCAACGATCATCTCGCAGCCCGACACCCCGCTCGCGGTGGTGCGCGATGCGACCGGCACGGTCGTCGCAGAGACCGGATCGCGGCGGGGCCATGCGACAGGCACATTCTTCCATCTGATCGCGGAGGACCGGTGAGCGGTTTCGTCTCCTTCGTCTCGGCCGGTCCCGGCGATCCCGACCTCCTGACCATGAAGGGGGCCGCGCGGCTGCGCGAGGCCGACGTCGTGCTCTATGACGACCTCGCCTCGGGTGCGATCCTCGATCTCGCGCGCTCCGGCGCCAATCTCGTCGCGGTCGGCAAGCGCGCCGGCCGGCTGTCGGCGCGGCAACACCATGTCAGCCGGTTGCTGGTCGACTATGCCGCGGCCGGTGTGCGGGTGGTGCGGCTGAAATCCGGCGACGCCGGCATCTTCGGCCGGCTCGAGGAGGAGATCGAGGCGCTGCGCGCCGCCGGCATCGGCTACGAGATCATCCCGGGCGTGACCTCCGCGTCGGTCGCCGCGGCGCGGGCCGGCATCCCGCTGACGCGGCGGTTGACCTCGCGCCGGGTGCAGTTCGTAACCGGCGCCGATGTCACCGGCGGATTGCCCACGGATTTGAACTGGGCGGCGCTGGCCGACCCGGAAGCGACCACGGTCGTCTATATGGGGCGGCGCACGTTTCCGGCGCTGGCCGCAAAATTGATCGCGCAGGGTCTCGCGCCTGACACGCCCGCATTGTTGGCGGAGTCGCTCGGTCAGGCCGATGAGCGGCTTGTCCGCACCACGATCGCAGCGCTGGCCGAACGTCTCACCGATGTGGGCGCTGCCACCGCGGCTGCCGTCATTCTGTTCGGTGCGCTGGCGCCGGAGCAAGGGTGACGCGGCCATGTTGACGTTTTCGCTGATTGGTATCGGTTGTGGCGATCCCCGACAGCTCACGCTCGCTGCAACAGCCGCGATCAATGCCGCCGATCTGATCCTGATCCCGCGCAAGGGCACGGCGAAGTCCGATCTCGCCGGCTTGCGCAGGACGATTTGCGCGCAGGCACTGAGTAATACCCGCACCCGGATTGCCGAGTTCGACCTGCCGGTGCGGGACGCCGGCGAGGAAGATTATCGCAGGGGCGTCGACGATTGGCATGATGCGATCGC
The window above is part of the Bradyrhizobium sp. PSBB068 genome. Proteins encoded here:
- the cobJ gene encoding precorrin-3B C(17)-methyltransferase, encoding MSGTLTIAGLGPGDEAQITPEVSAALAAATDIIGYAPYVSRVPPRAGLTLHPSDNRVELQRAGEALRLASEGRQVVVVSSGDPGVFAMASAVFEALEDAPQWHDLPIRVLPGVTAMLAAAARVGAPLGHDFCAINLSDNLKPWSLIEKRLRLAAEADFAIAMYNPRSASRPEGFARTLEILNDAGCGERIVIFARAVSTPDQQIETVELRDARPEMADMRTLVIVGNSATRRVGRWVYAPRQVR
- a CDS encoding cobalt-precorrin-6A reductase — its product is MMRALILGGTADANLLAAAVSRAGIDAIYSYGGRTHAPAEQPLPTRIGGFGGISGLADYLRRERITHVIDATHPFAAEMSRNAIAACAQAATPLLALERAPWERTPGDRWIEVADVAAAVAALPERRANVFLAIGRQHIAPFGALPQQAYTLRFVDPPEQPLPLPDADVIVSRGPFTLEAELEMMRARNIEWIVARNSGGTGARAKIDAARALDLPVIMITRPRLPERPRVESVEAVMQWLGHRTCLGA
- a CDS encoding bifunctional cobalt-precorrin-7 (C(5))-methyltransferase/cobalt-precorrin-6B (C(15))-methyltransferase; the encoded protein is MGNPWLTIIGIGEDGLAGLSDASRKALDEAEAVFGGERHLALAGITDRGRTWTVPFDADIVLGCRGRPTVVLASGDPFWHGAGGSLVEKLQAGEWVARSAPSTFALVAARLGWRLENTVCLGLHAAPFERLVPHLSRGARIVCLVRDGKAAADLARWLTERGWGASAVWTLCALGGPRESVTQHRADSYAGNSGDSLVTLALEARGGQGLARSSGLLDALFVHDGQLTKRPVRALALSALAPRPGERLWDIGAGSGSISVEWALCGGTAIAVEARGERAANIRSNAASFGLTHRITVIEGEAPGILLELAAPDAVFIGGGLDADMFDAIWSRIAQGTRLVAHAVTLETEALLSGLQQRHGGELMRFEIALAEPLGRYRAWKAARPIVQWSVIR
- a CDS encoding cobalamin biosynthesis protein; the protein is MKVAGLGFRREAGVASLREALDAAGGPEGLAALATLSDKADAAALRALAQELGLSIRSIPAEALTEIETVTQSELIRAEFGTGSVAEAAAIAAAGRGARLISVRAVSQDRMATAAIAEGDGE
- the cobM gene encoding precorrin-4 C(11)-methyltransferase, producing the protein MTVHFIGAGPGAADLLTLRGRDLIASCPVCLYAGSLVPPGVLAHCPKDARIVNTAPLSLDEIIAEIATAHAAGKDIARLHSGDLSIWSAMGEQLRRLRALRIPYSVTPGVPAFSAAAAALESELTLPGLAQSVVLTRTPGRASAMPDGETLAAFATTGAVLAIHLSIHLLDKVVAELTPHYGADCPVAIVWRASWPDQRIVRATLATLDAAIGPELERTALILVGKTLGADEFAESRLYAADYDRRYRPVGEVPRFPEPSR
- a CDS encoding cobyrinate a,c-diamide synthase, which codes for MTVGLVISAPASGVGKTTLTLALARAWRNRGLRVQCLKSGPDYIDPAFHAVATGRPSVNLDSWAMASDAIVHLASRGADADLVLAEGSMGLFDGVAARGVSGTGATADIAEMTGWPVLLVIDPSGQAQTAAAIAAGLRDFRTGVRLAGVVLNRVASARHEALVRDAMAGAGVAVFGALPRHAEIALPKRHLGLVQAEEQAEIDGLIDEAARFVANHVDLDAVLQSAGAWAPQPSARGLDIMPPGQRIALARDAAFSFVYPHMLEAWRAAGAEVVTFSPLADESPDADADVCWLPGGYPELHAGRLAANRRFLDGVRAFAGTKPVHGECGGYMVLGAALTDADGARHEMVGLLGLETSYAKRRMHLGYRLAELAAPMPGYGSGARLRGHEFHYSTIISQPDTPLAVVRDATGTVVAETGSRRGHATGTFFHLIAEDR
- the cobA gene encoding uroporphyrinogen-III C-methyltransferase, whose translation is MSGFVSFVSAGPGDPDLLTMKGAARLREADVVLYDDLASGAILDLARSGANLVAVGKRAGRLSARQHHVSRLLVDYAAAGVRVVRLKSGDAGIFGRLEEEIEALRAAGIGYEIIPGVTSASVAAARAGIPLTRRLTSRRVQFVTGADVTGGLPTDLNWAALADPEATTVVYMGRRTFPALAAKLIAQGLAPDTPALLAESLGQADERLVRTTIAALAERLTDVGAATAAAVILFGALAPEQG